CACTCCCAACCAAATCAGGGTCAAGGGAGGTCTGTCTCAACGCTTCCAAATCGCGAAGCCCAAGGCTGAGGCGATGGCCGTCAGCAAGAGCGCGTTCAGCGACCGCTCGACCGATCCCACGACTTGCACCACTAATCAGGAGAGTGCGCACGGCTACACGGGTGAAGGTCTACAGCGGTAAATTGACACGTTGCCGAGCAAGCCATGGCCAAGTTCGTGTTTGTCACCGGCGGTGTGGTCTCCAGCATCGGCAAAGGGATTGTGGCCGCGAGCCTCGGGCGCCTGCTGAAGTCTCGGGGCTACAGCGTTTCCATCCTGAAGCTGGATCCCTACCTCAATGTGGATCCAGGAACGATGAGCCCGTTTCAACATGGTGAGGTGTTTGTCACCGAAGACGGTGCCGAAACCGATCTGGATCTAGGCCATTACGAACGCTTCACCGACACCGCGATGTCACGCCTGAACAGCGTGACCACCGGCTCGATCTATCAATCCGTCATTAATAAGGAGCGCCGAGGCAGTTACAACGGCGGGACCGTCCAGGTCATCCCCCATATCACCGGTGAAATCCGCGACCGCATTCACCGTGTGGCCTCGAATAGCAATGCCGATGTGGTGATTACCGAAATCGGTGGCACCGTTGGTGACATCGAATCGTTGCCCTTCCTGGAAGCCATTCGAGAGTTCCGAGGGGATGTGGGGCGACGCGATCTGGCCTACATCCACGTCACCCTGCTCCCCTTCATCGGCACATCGGGAGAACTGAAAACCAAACCCACCCAGCACTCCGTTAAGGAGCTGCGCTCGATCGGGATCCAGCCAGATCTGCTCGTCTGCCGCAGTGATCGCGACATCAACGATGAGCTCAAACGCAAAATCGGAGGCTTCTGTGGTGTACCCCAGCGCGCTGTGATCCCCTCCCTGGATGCCGACAGCATTTACGCCGTGCCGCTCACGCTCGAAGACGAAGGATTGTGCCGTGAAGTCCTCGACGTCCTAGACCTTGAAGATCACGACAGCGACATGGTGGACTGGGCGCAACTGGTCCACAAACTCCGCAATCCCGGTCCCGCGGTCAAAGTTGCCTTGGTGGGCAAATACGTCCAACTCAATGACGCCTACCTATCGGTCGTGGAAGCCCTGCGCCACGCCTGTTTAGCCCAAGACGCCTCCCTCGATCTGCACTGGGTCTGCGCCGAAGAAATTGAAAATCAAGGCGCCGATGCCCTTCTCAAAGGCATGGACGCCGTGGTCGTGCCAGGTGGATTCGGCAACCGTGGTGTCGACGGAAAAGTCGCCGCCATTCGCTGGGCCAGAGAGCAACGCGTGCCGTTCCTTGGCCTTTGCCTAGGGATGCAATGCGCCGTAATCGAGTGGGCACGCAATCTGGCAGGCCTTACAGATGCCACAAGCGCTGAGCTCGAGCCAGGAACCACCCATCCTGTGATTCATCTTCTGCCTGAGCAACAAGACGTTGTGGACCTTGGAGGCACGATGCGGCTTGGGGTGTATCCCTGCAGGGTTGCTGCAGACACCCTCGCTTCAAAACTGTATGGGGAAGAAGTGGTCTATGAGCGCCATCGCCATCGCTTCGAATTCAACAACGCCTACCGCAACCTGTTTCTCGAGTCTGGCTACGAAATCAGCGGAAGCTCCCCCGATGGCCGGTTGGTGGAACTGATCGAACTCCCTGAACATCCCTTCTTCACAGCCTGTCAGTACCACCCTGAATTCCTATCAAGACCCGGCCGGCCCCATCCCCTCTTCCGGGGTCTGATCGAAGCGGCCCAACAACGCTTGCCCTCCAGCCCCAGCGAAGCCATGCGCCAACAAAACAATTCAGCGACTGGATCCAGTCATCCCAGCCTGCAGCCTTGACCCACGCGTTGCCCGTTGTTGAGACCTTCCACTCTCTGCAAGGGGAAGGGATTCATACAGGGCGAAGTGCTTTTTTCATCCGCCTGGCGGGATGCACTGTGGGCTGCAGCTGGTGTGACACCAAGCACTCATGGCCTGCTGACTCGCATCCGAAGCGTCTGGTGATGGACTTAGCGACTGAGGTCACTGATGCTGCTGACAGCGGAGCCGCCTTCGTGGTGATCACCGGTGGAGAACCCTTGCACCACAACCTTGATGAGCTCACCGCTGCGATTCGCTCACAGTGCACTCAGCCCGTGCATCTTGAAACCAGTGGCGTCGATCGATTGAGTGGTGCCCCCGACTGGATCACCCTTTCGCCAAAGCGCCACAAGCCTCCAAGGCCGGATGTGTTGCAAGCGTGTCATGAGCTCAAGGTTGTGGTGCACGAGCCGGCAGATCTGCTGTTTGCGGAGGTGGTGGCAGCACAAGCGCCCCAAGCCAATTGGTTGCTTCAGCCTGGCTGGGACTGCGAGGAAGGCCTGCAACTCGCCATCGGCAAAGTTCGGCAAGATCAGCGCTGGAGGTTGAGCATGCAAAGCCACAAATGGCTTGGCGTGCGCTAGCGATCTCTCATCCCAGTCAAAGCTTCACAGCATCCTGTTGACGCGTCTCCGCTTTCCAAACTCGCCAGCGCAACTCCACGCCCTCAGGCAGATCCACCACTACCGGCCAAGAGGCGTTGTAGGGAATCAAATAGGGCTGCTTGCCGAGGGACAAAAAGGATTTGCCTTGGGCCTGTTCCGACGTGCAAGCCATGCGCGTACTCAGCACAAGCACTGGCCCACTCACTTCAAACAGGGCCTTCCCAGAAGCTTTAGGCAGTCGCTGCATCGATAAAGACGGCCCCGACAAGCGCTTGACATTGCAATCAACCTCCACCTCCTTTCCCACGATCAACTGAATGCGCCAATCGAGTGGATGGGGCGAAATCATGGCGTCGTCACTCTTCGGCAGCAGGCCCGAGGGCTGAATCAGCCAACGCTTGAGGCCTTGCTTGGGTGCTGGATAACCACTCAGGTCAAGACGGGGAATCGCCACAGCAGGAGCTGAAGCAGCCACCATCAGCAGCGGCAGTGCCAGCCTCAAGAATCCCAGACCCATGGTCATACCCACACGGCAACAGAATGCAAGCATGACCGATTCCACCGCGATTGCCCTGCTCTCGGGAGGGCTCGATTCCGCAACGGCCGCGGCACTCGCCATGAAGGCAGGCTTCCGCGTGATTGGCCTCTCCTTTGATTACGGCCAACGCCATCGGCGTGAACTGGATGCTGCCGTAGACATCGCTAACGCCCTCAATCTGGCTGAACACCACACGATCAAGGTGGATTTGGCGATGTGGGGAGGCTCCTCGCTCACCGATCACGCCCAAACCCTTCCTACAAACGGCGTTGAGCCAGGCATCATCCCGAGCACCTATGTGCCAGGGCGCAACACCGTGTTCATTGCAATCGGCCTCAGCCTCGCCGAAGCGCGGGGTGCCGATCAACTGGTGCTGGGCGTCAATGCCGTGGACTACTCGGGCTATCCAGACTGCCGGCCGGATTATTTAAAGGCCTTCCAAGATCTTGCAGACCTCAGCAGCCGCGCTGGACGAGAAGGCCATGGTCCAAAGCTATGGGCACCACTTGTGGAGTGGAGTAAACAGCAAATTGCAGAAGAAGCACTACATCTAGGGGTTCCCATCGAACGCACCTGGAGTTGCTATAGCGGCGAAGACGTGCCCTGTGGTGTCTGCGACAGCTGCCGAATCCGTGATGAAGCACTGCTCGCCGCCGGACGGCCGGACCTGTGCAGCCCAGGCCGTCCATGACCTCCAATCACGCCGGCACCCAGAAGCTGATTCGCAGCAGCCATCCCTGGATCGAACCTGATTCCGTGGCCAAAGCGCTCGCCCAAGAGCACGGAGACGCTGGCTTGATTTGGCTGGACGGGGATGCCAGCGACTTGGGCCGTTGGCTCACCCTGGCCGCTGACCCTCTCGAGCAACTCTGTTGCCGGGGGTTACCAGGAGAGGTTGGTTCCACCAATCCATTTGAGGCTCTGCGCTCGCTCAATCCTGGGCACTGGACGGGCTGGCTGAGTTACGACGCTGCCGCCTGGCTCGAACCCACAAACGCTTGGCGAAGCGATGCCATGGCCAGCCTTTGGATCGGTCGCCACGACCCCGTTCTGCGCTTTGACCTCCAACAACAGGAGGTTTGGATTGAGGGGCTTGATGCCAAGCGCCATGCCGCGATGGAGCGCTGGATTCTGGGACTGCGTGAACGATTCAAACAACACCCTGACGCACACCGCAGCCCCAACCCGCTCCATACAGCGTGGATACGCCACTGCGACAGAAAGGCCTATGCCAAGGGCGTTGAGCGAATCCGTGAACTGATCGCGATGGGCGATCTCTTTCAAGCCAATCTCACCAGCTGCACCAGCACAACCTTGCGAGAGCCGATCAACAATTTGGAGCTCTTTCTGCGCTTGCGTCGAACCTGTCCCGCACCCTTTGCAGGTCTCGTCGTTGCCAGCGGTGAGGCCGATGGCGAAGCACTCCTGTCCACATCACCGGAACGCTTCATGGAAGTGCTGCCCAACGGTGCTGTTCAAACGAGACCCATCAAAGGAACACGCCCTCGGGACTCCGATCCACAACAGGATGCCGACCAAGCCGCTGAATTGGTTTGCAGCGAAAAGGACCGTGCCGAAAACGTGATGATTGTCGATTTGCTGCGCAATGACCTTGGCCGGGTCTGCGTGCCTGGCAGCGTCGATGTCCCTCAACTGGTCAAGCTCGAAAGCTATGCCCGAGTCCACCACCTCACCTCGGTCGTCAAAGGCCAACTCCGAGACGGGCTGACCTGGGTGGATCTCCTAGAGGCGAGCTGGCCAGGTGGTTCGATTAGTGGTGCACCAAAACTGAGGGCATGCCAAAGACTTCAAGAACTAGAACCCAAAGGTCGAGGTCCTTACTGCGGTTCTTTGCTAACGCTGAACTGGGATGGGCGTTTTGACAGCAATATTTTGATTCGCACCGTTCTGCGCAAAGACAACGAGCTTCGGGTGCATGCAGGCTGCGGAATCGTTGCCGACTCGGATCCTCAAGCAGAAGCCGATGAACTGGACTGGAAACTGCTACCACTGTTAGAGGCACTGGAGTGACAGCATCTGAGCCACAACACTCCATCGCCTGGATCAACGGAGCATGGGGTCGGCCTGCAGAGCTGACGCTGCCACTCAGCGATCGGGGGCTGCAGCTCGCCGACGGACTGTTCGAAACGATTCTCGTTCAACACAACCGTCCCTGCCTATTCGATGCACACCTCCGTCGATGGCAGCGAAGTTGTGAGCTGTTAGGGATGGCACCACCACCCCAAAAACCCTGGTTGGTTTCGTTGATTCAAGAAGCGATCCAGCGACTCGGGCTGGAGCATGGGGAGGGTGCCCTGCGCCTGAACTGGAGTCGAGGCGATGGAAGCCAACGAGGAATTGGGCTCGATCACAACGCAGCCGACCCCTCCAGGCATCGCTTTTGGCTCACCTTACAAACCCATACGCCAACGTTCGAGTCCATCAGCACATGGATCAGTCGTCATGAATATCGGCATGCCTCCAGTCTGATGAGTCGATGCAAAACCTTTGCCTACGGACAAGCGATTCAAGTGCGCCGGGAAGCTCAACAGAGGGGAGCTGACGATGGATTGATGCTCAGCACCAATGGCTCACTGTGCTGCGGAAGCAGCGCCAACCTTGTCGTACTCCGCCATGGCCAATGGCTCACACCCCCTTTAAGTGATGGCTGCCTACCTGGAGTGATGCGGGGTCAAGGCCTCAAACAGGGGCTGATTAAAGAGCTGTCGCTTTCATCCAAACCTCAACCAGGTGATCAATGGTTGTTAATCAACAGTCTTGGCTGTAAGACGATCAACCACGTGAATGATGAGCCACTCACGATCAGCGGCCGGGGAGAAGCCCTTTGGAGATCCTTACTGTCATCTCATTCTGAGGAATCATTGCCATCCTGAGCGCAGCAACAAGCGATTGGCGATATGGAATTACGGCGTGAGTTAAGCCTCACAAGCCTCACCCTCACCGTCGTCACCGGAACGATTGGATCGGGATGGTTGTTCGCCTCCTATTACGCCGCCCGAACGGCCGGACCCGCCAGCCTTCCCGCCTGGCTTCTAGGAGGCTTGATCTCCTTTCTTCTCGCTCTGGTCTTTGCAGAGCTGGGCTCTCTCATCAACAGTTCCGGGGCATTGGCCCAGATTCCACTCCTCAGCCACGGTCGCTTATCGGGTTTCGTCGGTGGCTGGAGCATCTGGATCAGCTATCTGTGCGTGCCAACCATCGAGCTCTTAGCGATGCTCGATTATCTCGACAGCAGCCTGCCCTGGCTCACGCAGGAACGCAACGGCACGCAAGTTCTCAGCGGAGCCGGTTTAGCTGTCGCCATCCTGTTGATGGTGTTCTTTACCTGGATCAACCTCAACGGTGTGAAGGGTCTCGCCCGCTGGATCGACAACCTCACCATCTGGAAGTTGATCGTGCCTCTCCTGGTGGCGGCTGTGTTAATGCTGCTCAGTCAGCACTGGGGCAATATGAGCATTCCAGTCACGATCGGCAGCAACACAGCGGCCGTCAAGAGTGGTAGCGGTACGGAACTTGTGAATGCCGTGGGAAGCGGTGGCATTCTTTTCTGCCTCCTTGGTTTTCGCACAGCCGTTGACCTTGCTGGAGAGGCGCGCAACCCCCAACGCAATGTGCCGCTCGCCATGGGACTTGGGCTCGGCATCAGCCTGTTGATTTACCTGGTGCTGCAGTGGTCATTCCTGGTGAGCGTGCCGCCGGAAGCCCTCCAGCAGGGATGGTCCCAACTGAGCCTTGGCCAACATGGCGGCCCACTCGCAGCCCTGGCCCTTGGCCTTGGTCTGGGCTGGATGGTGGTGCTGTTACTCATCGACGCAGCCCTTTCCCCCAGCACCACCGCAATGGCCTATTTGGGAGTATCGGCGCGAGTGAGCTGGATGATGGGTCGCTGCAAACTGCTCCCTGAATCCCTTGGTCGGGTCAACAGAAATGGGGTGCCACATATTGCTGTCATCAGCAGCCTGATCCTTGGCTGTGCCCTGTTCTTCATCGGCCCAGGCTGGCAACAGGTTGTGGCCTTTCTCACCGCAGCCCAGATGATCGCTTTAGCCATGGGACCCGCAAGCTTGTTAGCGCTGCGCCAACAACTTCCTCAAGAGCAGGGCCATTTTCGGATTCCCTATCCCAGAGCACTCAGTGCTTTGGCCTTTGTGATGGCGACGTGGGCAACGAACTGGTGCGGACGTACAGCGCTAGAGGGAGCCGTGCTCGCCATCGGAATCCCGAGCCTGCTCTTTGCTCTCCACAACTGGCGAAAACACCAGCAGATTGAAACCAAAGCAGGACTTTGGTGGGGGCTTTATCTCGGACTACTTGTGTTGGACATGGAGCTGTTCAGCCAAGGACAACCCCTGGAACTCTCGAACCTGGCCCATCTCGGAGTCCTGGCGGGGATGGCCCTACTGGTGCTGCCGATTGCAGTCAACAGCGCTCTACCAGAAGTGTCACCCCACGCGCTCACACACTTAAAAACCGATCCACCACATCTTGGCTGAGCTCGGACGTAGAGCCACTCGCCACAATTCCACCGCGCTGCATGGCGTAATAACGATCCGCTTGTCGAACAAAATGCAAATGCTGCTCCACAAGCAAAACTCCAATCCCTTTCTCAGCGATAATTCGTTGAACGGCAGCTTCAATATCTTGCACAATATTGGGCTGGATCCCTTCCGTTGGCTCATCAAGAAGCAACAATTTAGGCTGGCCCAAGAGAGCACGAGCAATAGCAAGCTGCTGCTGCTGACCTCCGGAGAGATCTCCTCCTTTACGTGAAAGAAACTCCTGGAGAATTGGGAAGAGCTCGTAAATAAAAGGATCAATTCGACGATTTCGAGAAAGACCTCCTGGGAGAGCCTCCATCCCCAACATCAAATTTTCTTCAACAGTTAATTGAGGAATGATTTCCCTCCCCTGAGGTACATAACCAAGTCCAGACCTTGCACGCTGATGAGGAGGCTGACGCTCCATTCCATGACCTTCAAAAATAATCTCACCGGATCGTGGTTTAAGCAAACCGATCAGAGACTTAAGGAGTGTGGTTTTACCAACTCCATTCCGGCCGATGAGACAAACCATTTCCCCAGCGAGGACCCTCAGATCAACATCTCGAAGAATATGGCTTTCGCCGTAATAGGTGTTGAGACCCCGAATCTCGAGCATTGTCATTGATCTTCGTCCTCCGTAGTTCCCAAATAAACCTCGATCACTCGAGGATCCTGTTGCACCTGATCCATCGAGCCCTCACAAAGAACATGACCCTGGTGCAGCACGGTCACCGGACTCTCAAGACGACGGATGAATTCCATATCGTGCTCAATCACCAAAACAGTGTGTTCTCCAGCCAAAGACTTCAGCAAATCAGCCGTTAGGTCAGTTTCCTCATCTGTAAGACCTGCAACTGGCTCATCCACCAGCAAGAGGTCAGGATCCTGACCAACCAACATCGCAATTTCTAACCACTGCTTCTGTCCATGAGACAGAGATCCAGCTCTCCAGTCGGAACGTGATTGAAGATTAACGATGTTCATGAGATGGTGAACTTGGTCTCGCTGTTCAGCACTAATACGACCAAAAAGCAAAGTCCAAGGCTGCTTTGACCGACTTACAGCCAATGCCAAGTTGTCCTGAACCGTTAAATCTTCAAACACACGCGGGCTTTGGAATTTACGACCGATTCCAAGCCGAGCAATGCGATGTTCAGGGATTCCAACCAGAGAGCGACCTTTAAAAAGCACGCCTCCTGAGCTGGGAGCAACCTTGCCCGTGATGACATCGAGAAACGTGGTTTTCCCAGCCCCATTTGGACCGATTACAGCCCGAAGCTCTCCAGGTTGCAAGCTCAGATTTAGGTCTCGAAGGGCAAGAAAACCATCAAAACTAACTGTGATGTCTTTGAGCTCCAGAAGTGCTCTGGAGCCAGAAACGATTCGGCTCATGGCTGCACCTCCTCATTGCCATCAACTTCAAGTTGAGGATAAGTACCAATCGGCCGAGAAAAACCCAGGCGAGACATCACATTTCTTGGTCCTTCTCCTCTGAACCAACCAATCACACCCTCAGGCAGTGCCGTCACCACAAGAATAAACAACCCACCTTGAATGAAAAGCCAAGTTTCCGGTAAGGCTTCACTTACCAAACTTTTGGCATACATGATTACAACGGATCCCAAAATCGCTCCTACCAATGTTCCACGACCACCAACAGCAACCCAAATCACCATTTCGATCGAAAAGGGAACAGTCATGAACTGGGGGGAAACAATTCCAGATTGCACTGTATAGAGCGCTCCACCGATACCCGCCAAGCCCCCAGCGATTGCGAACACGATTGTTTTAAACAATGTTGGGTTATACCCAGCAAAGCGAAGTCTGGGCTCATCATCGCGGATCGCAATCAGAACATTTCCAAAACGACCACGCACAACCCATCGTAAAAACATCCAGACGATGATCACAACAACAGCCGTCACCCAAAAGAAGCCTCGCTGCATCTCTGGCGATCCCAACTCGAGCTGACCAAACAGCACAGTGACATCTGTTTTCAAACCGTTGGTGCCATTAATTAGCTTTTGCTGTCCATTGAAGAAATTGAAAAAAACCAAGAGAGCGGCTTGGGTCAGAATCGAAAAATAAACACCCTTAATTCGATTACGGAACACTAAATTCCCTAACACAGCTGCAAGCAAAGCAGGGATCAGCCAAATTGCGATGAGCGTAAAGAGAGGCGAGCGAAAAGGCTCCCAGAACAATGGCAACCGATCAACCCCATACAGACTGAAAAATTCAGGAATGGAGTTGGGCATATCAATAGAACTCCTGAGTTGGAGATACATCGCAGCGGCATAACCTCCAAGAGCAAAGAAAATTCCCTGCCCGAGGCTGAGAAGACCGGTAAAGCCCCAAATCAAATCAATCCCAAGCGCCACGATCGCTAGAGATAAAAACCGACCCAAAAGGTTAAGGCGGAACACAGGCAGAACCGATGGAGCAGCAACGATTACCGCGATGATCACCACCCAAAGAGTGACCGAGAGCCAGGTGCGCTGTTGAAACGAACGAAACATCTGATCAAGCCTCAACCATTCGGCCTTTTTGCGGAAACAGGCCTGCAGGACGGAACTGAAGGAAAACCACAATCAGGGCAAAAGCCATCACCTGAGCCATGCTCGTAGTCGCAAAAAATTCAACCCCGCCAGCCAGTGGCTCAGGCATGTCTGGCCAAATCGTGAGCAGGCGACCTGCTCCAATTAGATCGGTTAATAAGCCAATCGCAAAGGAAGCCAACACGGTGCCGAGAAGATTGCCAACACCACCGAGCACCACCACCATGAAACAGCCCACGATGTAAGAGGTTCCAACGTTGGGACCCACCGAACCCAACAACGACACAGCAACGCCAGCCACCCCCGCCAAACCAGAACCGATCCCAAAGGTAAGGACGTCAACGGTGTCAGTCGGAATGCCGAGGCAATCGCTCATCGAACGATTCTGCGTGACTGCCCTAATCCGAATACCCCAAACACTGCGGTTGAGGAACCAGATCACCCCAACAACGGCGATCAACGTCATCACAATGATCACAAGGCGTGGGACAGGAAACGTGAGATCCATCCATTCGAGACCACCGCGCATCCACTTCGGAGCGGTGACATCCACATTGCGGGATGTTGCCTTAGCAATACGGCTAATTTGCGAGGCCAATCCACCCGCAAATAACACACCAATGAAAGCAGAAACAGCCCAACCACCTAGTCGCACAAACCGAGATTGACGACCCTCCAATAAGGT
This region of Synechococcus sp. WH 8016 genomic DNA includes:
- a CDS encoding CTP synthase, with the translated sequence MAKFVFVTGGVVSSIGKGIVAASLGRLLKSRGYSVSILKLDPYLNVDPGTMSPFQHGEVFVTEDGAETDLDLGHYERFTDTAMSRLNSVTTGSIYQSVINKERRGSYNGGTVQVIPHITGEIRDRIHRVASNSNADVVITEIGGTVGDIESLPFLEAIREFRGDVGRRDLAYIHVTLLPFIGTSGELKTKPTQHSVKELRSIGIQPDLLVCRSDRDINDELKRKIGGFCGVPQRAVIPSLDADSIYAVPLTLEDEGLCREVLDVLDLEDHDSDMVDWAQLVHKLRNPGPAVKVALVGKYVQLNDAYLSVVEALRHACLAQDASLDLHWVCAEEIENQGADALLKGMDAVVVPGGFGNRGVDGKVAAIRWAREQRVPFLGLCLGMQCAVIEWARNLAGLTDATSAELEPGTTHPVIHLLPEQQDVVDLGGTMRLGVYPCRVAADTLASKLYGEEVVYERHRHRFEFNNAYRNLFLESGYEISGSSPDGRLVELIELPEHPFFTACQYHPEFLSRPGRPHPLFRGLIEAAQQRLPSSPSEAMRQQNNSATGSSHPSLQP
- a CDS encoding 7-carboxy-7-deazaguanine synthase QueE, with the protein product MTHALPVVETFHSLQGEGIHTGRSAFFIRLAGCTVGCSWCDTKHSWPADSHPKRLVMDLATEVTDAADSGAAFVVITGGEPLHHNLDELTAAIRSQCTQPVHLETSGVDRLSGAPDWITLSPKRHKPPRPDVLQACHELKVVVHEPADLLFAEVVAAQAPQANWLLQPGWDCEEGLQLAIGKVRQDQRWRLSMQSHKWLGVR
- a CDS encoding ecotin family protein, with protein sequence MGLGFLRLALPLLMVAASAPAVAIPRLDLSGYPAPKQGLKRWLIQPSGLLPKSDDAMISPHPLDWRIQLIVGKEVEVDCNVKRLSGPSLSMQRLPKASGKALFEVSGPVLVLSTRMACTSEQAQGKSFLSLGKQPYLIPYNASWPVVVDLPEGVELRWRVWKAETRQQDAVKL
- the queC gene encoding 7-cyano-7-deazaguanine synthase QueC; this translates as MTDSTAIALLSGGLDSATAAALAMKAGFRVIGLSFDYGQRHRRELDAAVDIANALNLAEHHTIKVDLAMWGGSSLTDHAQTLPTNGVEPGIIPSTYVPGRNTVFIAIGLSLAEARGADQLVLGVNAVDYSGYPDCRPDYLKAFQDLADLSSRAGREGHGPKLWAPLVEWSKQQIAEEALHLGVPIERTWSCYSGEDVPCGVCDSCRIRDEALLAAGRPDLCSPGRP
- a CDS encoding anthranilate synthase component I family protein, giving the protein MTSNHAGTQKLIRSSHPWIEPDSVAKALAQEHGDAGLIWLDGDASDLGRWLTLAADPLEQLCCRGLPGEVGSTNPFEALRSLNPGHWTGWLSYDAAAWLEPTNAWRSDAMASLWIGRHDPVLRFDLQQQEVWIEGLDAKRHAAMERWILGLRERFKQHPDAHRSPNPLHTAWIRHCDRKAYAKGVERIRELIAMGDLFQANLTSCTSTTLREPINNLELFLRLRRTCPAPFAGLVVASGEADGEALLSTSPERFMEVLPNGAVQTRPIKGTRPRDSDPQQDADQAAELVCSEKDRAENVMIVDLLRNDLGRVCVPGSVDVPQLVKLESYARVHHLTSVVKGQLRDGLTWVDLLEASWPGGSISGAPKLRACQRLQELEPKGRGPYCGSLLTLNWDGRFDSNILIRTVLRKDNELRVHAGCGIVADSDPQAEADELDWKLLPLLEALE
- a CDS encoding aminotransferase class IV produces the protein MTASEPQHSIAWINGAWGRPAELTLPLSDRGLQLADGLFETILVQHNRPCLFDAHLRRWQRSCELLGMAPPPQKPWLVSLIQEAIQRLGLEHGEGALRLNWSRGDGSQRGIGLDHNAADPSRHRFWLTLQTHTPTFESISTWISRHEYRHASSLMSRCKTFAYGQAIQVRREAQQRGADDGLMLSTNGSLCCGSSANLVVLRHGQWLTPPLSDGCLPGVMRGQGLKQGLIKELSLSSKPQPGDQWLLINSLGCKTINHVNDEPLTISGRGEALWRSLLSSHSEESLPS
- a CDS encoding APC family permease codes for the protein MELRRELSLTSLTLTVVTGTIGSGWLFASYYAARTAGPASLPAWLLGGLISFLLALVFAELGSLINSSGALAQIPLLSHGRLSGFVGGWSIWISYLCVPTIELLAMLDYLDSSLPWLTQERNGTQVLSGAGLAVAILLMVFFTWINLNGVKGLARWIDNLTIWKLIVPLLVAAVLMLLSQHWGNMSIPVTIGSNTAAVKSGSGTELVNAVGSGGILFCLLGFRTAVDLAGEARNPQRNVPLAMGLGLGISLLIYLVLQWSFLVSVPPEALQQGWSQLSLGQHGGPLAALALGLGLGWMVVLLLIDAALSPSTTAMAYLGVSARVSWMMGRCKLLPESLGRVNRNGVPHIAVISSLILGCALFFIGPGWQQVVAFLTAAQMIALAMGPASLLALRQQLPQEQGHFRIPYPRALSALAFVMATWATNWCGRTALEGAVLAIGIPSLLFALHNWRKHQQIETKAGLWWGLYLGLLVLDMELFSQGQPLELSNLAHLGVLAGMALLVLPIAVNSALPEVSPHALTHLKTDPPHLG
- the urtE gene encoding urea ABC transporter ATP-binding subunit UrtE — protein: MTMLEIRGLNTYYGESHILRDVDLRVLAGEMVCLIGRNGVGKTTLLKSLIGLLKPRSGEIIFEGHGMERQPPHQRARSGLGYVPQGREIIPQLTVEENLMLGMEALPGGLSRNRRIDPFIYELFPILQEFLSRKGGDLSGGQQQQLAIARALLGQPKLLLLDEPTEGIQPNIVQDIEAAVQRIIAEKGIGVLLVEQHLHFVRQADRYYAMQRGGIVASGSTSELSQDVVDRFLSV
- the urtD gene encoding urea ABC transporter ATP-binding protein UrtD → MSRIVSGSRALLELKDITVSFDGFLALRDLNLSLQPGELRAVIGPNGAGKTTFLDVITGKVAPSSGGVLFKGRSLVGIPEHRIARLGIGRKFQSPRVFEDLTVQDNLALAVSRSKQPWTLLFGRISAEQRDQVHHLMNIVNLQSRSDWRAGSLSHGQKQWLEIAMLVGQDPDLLLVDEPVAGLTDEETDLTADLLKSLAGEHTVLVIEHDMEFIRRLESPVTVLHQGHVLCEGSMDQVQQDPRVIEVYLGTTEDEDQ
- the urtC gene encoding urea ABC transporter permease subunit UrtC, whose product is MFRSFQQRTWLSVTLWVVIIAVIVAAPSVLPVFRLNLLGRFLSLAIVALGIDLIWGFTGLLSLGQGIFFALGGYAAAMYLQLRSSIDMPNSIPEFFSLYGVDRLPLFWEPFRSPLFTLIAIWLIPALLAAVLGNLVFRNRIKGVYFSILTQAALLVFFNFFNGQQKLINGTNGLKTDVTVLFGQLELGSPEMQRGFFWVTAVVVIIVWMFLRWVVRGRFGNVLIAIRDDEPRLRFAGYNPTLFKTIVFAIAGGLAGIGGALYTVQSGIVSPQFMTVPFSIEMVIWVAVGGRGTLVGAILGSVVIMYAKSLVSEALPETWLFIQGGLFILVVTALPEGVIGWFRGEGPRNVMSRLGFSRPIGTYPQLEVDGNEEVQP
- a CDS encoding branched-chain amino acid ABC transporter permease, with the translated sequence MQLLFESLFNGVAIGSVLLMAALGLAIVFGLMGVINLAHGELIMLGAYTTYVVQLIFKLPLLAPIYNAYVLVAIPCAFVVSGVVGILLERTVIRRLYGSPLETLLATWGVSLILQQFVRSVPLAYAAGMVVFLVLGFSVPLFLPKTLLEGRQSRFVRLGGWAVSAFIGVLFAGGLASQISRIAKATSRNVDVTAPKWMRGGLEWMDLTFPVPRLVIIVMTLIAVVGVIWFLNRSVWGIRIRAVTQNRSMSDCLGIPTDTVDVLTFGIGSGLAGVAGVAVSLLGSVGPNVGTSYIVGCFMVVVLGGVGNLLGTVLASFAIGLLTDLIGAGRLLTIWPDMPEPLAGGVEFFATTSMAQVMAFALIVVFLQFRPAGLFPQKGRMVEA